A window of the Tenebrio molitor chromosome 1, icTenMoli1.1, whole genome shotgun sequence genome harbors these coding sequences:
- the LOC138128535 gene encoding peptide transporter family 1-like isoform X1, which yields MTLWQEHEKITYLKSFKEVKYPKQTFLLLIFTLLERFVYYVFAGILFSYLSKVIKYSPETLELILQMFHVVANSFPILGAIVADCWVGKYGTIVFFTLIYICGLLIISITGIASFGSSLMVPGYVAILLIALGSGSIRACLLAFGGDQFTLPQQRKQIHIYFHLFYFFGLIGIFGRYLTIKRILKLRCYGYNTCWSLSFGITTLLVATVFIMFIVGKRYFIITKPETNIFVHWTNCVGHAVKQKIKSSEHVENWLDRSVEKYGKKFVHHVKTNFRILPVYVPLIFYSTLELIKEHITRIQGDFVITKTKPTKGFSQEIHNMRNILFAIQLLLIPLFVGVIYPVCARCNLLTTPLQRIGCGIMFSGISFFVAGFLSLAIESNIASLPSMSECHLRIYNPLNCTIRVNAPPYVDNVEIASMGKRFIKVPDLEEIKVVDYEITGCENLISNMSGDDFVVIQGKSISYFVSTRGFMHFLDNIPDYSYALPKIRILVGNPDERPKKWNLTRQVPVVHSKSPDYSLYNVRPGPHVLEDMKTVINAARGEIYTILKFLQNGSLKKNEVYEITQRNKPNALWQLPQDIFFFIGQIMVHPNSFEFAYTQAPIHMKTLMTTFFLWLATFFGSRLNDIFVLMPEFDNQSDAFFICSGFMLVIMSGFVFFAKRYKYVEDYNDENIQDNEEITLK from the exons GTATTCTGTTCTCTTATCTAAGCAAAGTCATTAAATATTCACCGGAAACACTAGAACTGATACTACAGATGTTTCATGTTGTGGCCAATTCATTTCCAATACTTGGAGCAATCGTTGCTGACTGTTGGGTTGGAAAATATGGGACAATTGTTTTCTTCACCTTAATTTACATTTGTGGATTGCTTATCATATCAATAACAGGTATTGCAAGTTTTGGTTCATCATTAATGGTTCCCGGTTATGTTGCAATTTTACTAATCGCCCTTGGAAGTGGATCCATACGAGCTTGCTTACTGGCATTTGGTGGAGACCAGTTTACTTTGCCACAACAACGAAAGCAAATTCATATTTACTTTCatctcttttatttttttggactGATAGGAATATTTGGACGATATCTGACAATAAAAAGGATTCTAAAATTACGTTGTTACGGATACAATACTTGTTGGTCTCTCAGCTTTGGAATTACAACGTTACTCGTAGCTACTGTTTTTA TTATGTTTATTGTTGGCAAACGTTACTTCATAATTACAAAACCGGAAACTAATATATTTGTCCACTGGACAAATTGCGTGGGA CATGctgttaaacaaaaaattaaatcgtcTGAACATGTTGAAAATTGGTTGGATCGCTCTGTGgaaaaatacggaaaaaaattcgTTCACCACGTAAAAACCAACTTTCGAATATTACCTGTTTATGTTCCTTTAATATTCTATTCAACACTTGAGTTGATAAAAGAGCATATCACCCGGATTCAAGGAGATTTTGTGATTACTAAAACAAAACCCACAAAAGGTTTTTCACAAGAGATTCATAATATGCGGAACATACTTTTTGCGATTCAACTTCTTTTGATTCCGTTATTTGTTGGGGTCATTTATCCTGTATGTGCCAGATGTAACTTACTTACTACGCCTCTTCAGCGAATAGGATGCGGAATAATGTTTAGTGGAATAAGCTTTTTTGTAGCCGGTTTCTTATCTTTAGCCATAGAGTCAAATATTGCTAGTTTACCATCAATGAGTGAATGTCATTTAAGAATTTACAATCCTCTCAATTGTACCATTAGGGTTAACGCTCCACCGTACGTTGATAATGTGGAAATCGCATCGATGGGGAAGCGATTTATTAAAGTCCCAGATTTGGAAGAAATAAAAGTTGTGGATTACGAAATAACGGGCTGCGAAAACTTAATATCAAATATGTCGGGTGatgattttgttgttattcaAGGGAAATCCATAAGTTATTTTGTGTCTACTAGAGGATTCATGCATTTTCTCGACAATATACCGGACTATTCATACGCCCTTCCAAAAATTAG AATATTGGTGGGAAACCCTGATGAAAGACCTAAAAAATGGAATCTTACGCGTCAGGTGCCCGTTGTGCATAGTAAATCCCCTGATTATTCGCTTTACAACGTTAGACCGGGCCCACATGTTTTGGAGGATATGAAAACGGTAATAAACGCAGCTAGAGGAGAAATCTACACAATActcaaatttttacaaaatggtAGTTTAAAG aaaaacGAAGTGTATGAAATTACTCAACGAAATAAACCTAACGCACTTTGGCAACTACCGCAAGACATCTTCTTTTTTATAGGGCAAATCATGGTGCATCCAAATTCTTTCGAATTTGCCTACACTCAGGCTCCAATTCACATGAAAACCCTAatgacaactttttttttgtggttagCAACATTTTTTGGTTCCCGtttaaatgatatttttgtACTAATGCCAGAATTCGACAATCAG TCGGATGCATTTTTCATATGTAGTGGATTCATGTTGGTTATAATGAGCggatttgtattttttgccAAGAGATACAAATACGTCGAAGACTATAATGATGAGAATATCCAAGATAATGAAGAAATTACATTGAAATAG
- the LOC138128535 gene encoding peptide transporter family 1-like isoform X4, with protein MTLWQEHEKITYLKSFKEVKYPKQTFLLLIFTLLERFVYYVFAGILFSYLSKVIKYSPETLELILQMFHVVANSFPILGAIVADCWVGKYGTIVFFTLIYICGLLIISITGIFGRYLTIKRILKLRCYGYNTCWSLSFGITTLLVATVFIMFIVGKRYFIITKPETNIFVHWTNCVGHAVKQKIKSSEHVENWLDRSVEKYGKKFVHHVKTNFRILPVYVPLIFYSTLELIKEHITRIQGDFVITKTKPTKGFSQEIHNMRNILFAIQLLLIPLFVGVIYPVCARCNLLTTPLQRIGCGIMFSGISFFVAGFLSLAIESNIASLPSMSECHLRIYNPLNCTIRVNAPPYVDNVEIASMGKRFIKVPDLEEIKVVDYEITGCENLISNMSGDDFVVIQGKSISYFVSTRGFMHFLDNIPDYSYALPKIRILVGNPDERPKKWNLTRQVPVVHSKSPDYSLYNVRPGPHVLEDMKTVINAARGEIYTILKFLQNGSLKKNEVYEITQRNKPNALWQLPQDIFFFIGQIMVHPNSFEFAYTQAPIHMKTLMTTFFLWLATFFGSRLNDIFVLMPEFDNQSDAFFICSGFMLVIMSGFVFFAKRYKYVEDYNDENIQDNEEITLK; from the exons GTATTCTGTTCTCTTATCTAAGCAAAGTCATTAAATATTCACCGGAAACACTAGAACTGATACTACAGATGTTTCATGTTGTGGCCAATTCATTTCCAATACTTGGAGCAATCGTTGCTGACTGTTGGGTTGGAAAATATGGGACAATTGTTTTCTTCACCTTAATTTACATTTGTGGATTGCTTATCATATCAATAACAG GAATATTTGGACGATATCTGACAATAAAAAGGATTCTAAAATTACGTTGTTACGGATACAATACTTGTTGGTCTCTCAGCTTTGGAATTACAACGTTACTCGTAGCTACTGTTTTTA TTATGTTTATTGTTGGCAAACGTTACTTCATAATTACAAAACCGGAAACTAATATATTTGTCCACTGGACAAATTGCGTGGGA CATGctgttaaacaaaaaattaaatcgtcTGAACATGTTGAAAATTGGTTGGATCGCTCTGTGgaaaaatacggaaaaaaattcgTTCACCACGTAAAAACCAACTTTCGAATATTACCTGTTTATGTTCCTTTAATATTCTATTCAACACTTGAGTTGATAAAAGAGCATATCACCCGGATTCAAGGAGATTTTGTGATTACTAAAACAAAACCCACAAAAGGTTTTTCACAAGAGATTCATAATATGCGGAACATACTTTTTGCGATTCAACTTCTTTTGATTCCGTTATTTGTTGGGGTCATTTATCCTGTATGTGCCAGATGTAACTTACTTACTACGCCTCTTCAGCGAATAGGATGCGGAATAATGTTTAGTGGAATAAGCTTTTTTGTAGCCGGTTTCTTATCTTTAGCCATAGAGTCAAATATTGCTAGTTTACCATCAATGAGTGAATGTCATTTAAGAATTTACAATCCTCTCAATTGTACCATTAGGGTTAACGCTCCACCGTACGTTGATAATGTGGAAATCGCATCGATGGGGAAGCGATTTATTAAAGTCCCAGATTTGGAAGAAATAAAAGTTGTGGATTACGAAATAACGGGCTGCGAAAACTTAATATCAAATATGTCGGGTGatgattttgttgttattcaAGGGAAATCCATAAGTTATTTTGTGTCTACTAGAGGATTCATGCATTTTCTCGACAATATACCGGACTATTCATACGCCCTTCCAAAAATTAG AATATTGGTGGGAAACCCTGATGAAAGACCTAAAAAATGGAATCTTACGCGTCAGGTGCCCGTTGTGCATAGTAAATCCCCTGATTATTCGCTTTACAACGTTAGACCGGGCCCACATGTTTTGGAGGATATGAAAACGGTAATAAACGCAGCTAGAGGAGAAATCTACACAATActcaaatttttacaaaatggtAGTTTAAAG aaaaacGAAGTGTATGAAATTACTCAACGAAATAAACCTAACGCACTTTGGCAACTACCGCAAGACATCTTCTTTTTTATAGGGCAAATCATGGTGCATCCAAATTCTTTCGAATTTGCCTACACTCAGGCTCCAATTCACATGAAAACCCTAatgacaactttttttttgtggttagCAACATTTTTTGGTTCCCGtttaaatgatatttttgtACTAATGCCAGAATTCGACAATCAG TCGGATGCATTTTTCATATGTAGTGGATTCATGTTGGTTATAATGAGCggatttgtattttttgccAAGAGATACAAATACGTCGAAGACTATAATGATGAGAATATCCAAGATAATGAAGAAATTACATTGAAATAG
- the LOC138128535 gene encoding peptide transporter family 1-like isoform X5, whose product MTLWQEHEKITYLKSFKEVKYPKQTFLLLIFTLLERFVYYVFAGILFSYLSKVIKYSPETLELILQMFHVVANSFPILGAIVADCWVGKYGTIVFFTLIYICGLLIISITVMFIVGKRYFIITKPETNIFVHWTNCVGHAVKQKIKSSEHVENWLDRSVEKYGKKFVHHVKTNFRILPVYVPLIFYSTLELIKEHITRIQGDFVITKTKPTKGFSQEIHNMRNILFAIQLLLIPLFVGVIYPVCARCNLLTTPLQRIGCGIMFSGISFFVAGFLSLAIESNIASLPSMSECHLRIYNPLNCTIRVNAPPYVDNVEIASMGKRFIKVPDLEEIKVVDYEITGCENLISNMSGDDFVVIQGKSISYFVSTRGFMHFLDNIPDYSYALPKIRILVGNPDERPKKWNLTRQVPVVHSKSPDYSLYNVRPGPHVLEDMKTVINAARGEIYTILKFLQNGSLKKNEVYEITQRNKPNALWQLPQDIFFFIGQIMVHPNSFEFAYTQAPIHMKTLMTTFFLWLATFFGSRLNDIFVLMPEFDNQSDAFFICSGFMLVIMSGFVFFAKRYKYVEDYNDENIQDNEEITLK is encoded by the exons GTATTCTGTTCTCTTATCTAAGCAAAGTCATTAAATATTCACCGGAAACACTAGAACTGATACTACAGATGTTTCATGTTGTGGCCAATTCATTTCCAATACTTGGAGCAATCGTTGCTGACTGTTGGGTTGGAAAATATGGGACAATTGTTTTCTTCACCTTAATTTACATTTGTGGATTGCTTATCATATCAATAACAG TTATGTTTATTGTTGGCAAACGTTACTTCATAATTACAAAACCGGAAACTAATATATTTGTCCACTGGACAAATTGCGTGGGA CATGctgttaaacaaaaaattaaatcgtcTGAACATGTTGAAAATTGGTTGGATCGCTCTGTGgaaaaatacggaaaaaaattcgTTCACCACGTAAAAACCAACTTTCGAATATTACCTGTTTATGTTCCTTTAATATTCTATTCAACACTTGAGTTGATAAAAGAGCATATCACCCGGATTCAAGGAGATTTTGTGATTACTAAAACAAAACCCACAAAAGGTTTTTCACAAGAGATTCATAATATGCGGAACATACTTTTTGCGATTCAACTTCTTTTGATTCCGTTATTTGTTGGGGTCATTTATCCTGTATGTGCCAGATGTAACTTACTTACTACGCCTCTTCAGCGAATAGGATGCGGAATAATGTTTAGTGGAATAAGCTTTTTTGTAGCCGGTTTCTTATCTTTAGCCATAGAGTCAAATATTGCTAGTTTACCATCAATGAGTGAATGTCATTTAAGAATTTACAATCCTCTCAATTGTACCATTAGGGTTAACGCTCCACCGTACGTTGATAATGTGGAAATCGCATCGATGGGGAAGCGATTTATTAAAGTCCCAGATTTGGAAGAAATAAAAGTTGTGGATTACGAAATAACGGGCTGCGAAAACTTAATATCAAATATGTCGGGTGatgattttgttgttattcaAGGGAAATCCATAAGTTATTTTGTGTCTACTAGAGGATTCATGCATTTTCTCGACAATATACCGGACTATTCATACGCCCTTCCAAAAATTAG AATATTGGTGGGAAACCCTGATGAAAGACCTAAAAAATGGAATCTTACGCGTCAGGTGCCCGTTGTGCATAGTAAATCCCCTGATTATTCGCTTTACAACGTTAGACCGGGCCCACATGTTTTGGAGGATATGAAAACGGTAATAAACGCAGCTAGAGGAGAAATCTACACAATActcaaatttttacaaaatggtAGTTTAAAG aaaaacGAAGTGTATGAAATTACTCAACGAAATAAACCTAACGCACTTTGGCAACTACCGCAAGACATCTTCTTTTTTATAGGGCAAATCATGGTGCATCCAAATTCTTTCGAATTTGCCTACACTCAGGCTCCAATTCACATGAAAACCCTAatgacaactttttttttgtggttagCAACATTTTTTGGTTCCCGtttaaatgatatttttgtACTAATGCCAGAATTCGACAATCAG TCGGATGCATTTTTCATATGTAGTGGATTCATGTTGGTTATAATGAGCggatttgtattttttgccAAGAGATACAAATACGTCGAAGACTATAATGATGAGAATATCCAAGATAATGAAGAAATTACATTGAAATAG
- the LOC138128535 gene encoding peptide transporter family 1-like isoform X2: MYSEICQSSRRRCFQFTEVKYPKQTFLLLIFTLLERFVYYVFAGILFSYLSKVIKYSPETLELILQMFHVVANSFPILGAIVADCWVGKYGTIVFFTLIYICGLLIISITGIASFGSSLMVPGYVAILLIALGSGSIRACLLAFGGDQFTLPQQRKQIHIYFHLFYFFGLIGIFGRYLTIKRILKLRCYGYNTCWSLSFGITTLLVATVFIMFIVGKRYFIITKPETNIFVHWTNCVGHAVKQKIKSSEHVENWLDRSVEKYGKKFVHHVKTNFRILPVYVPLIFYSTLELIKEHITRIQGDFVITKTKPTKGFSQEIHNMRNILFAIQLLLIPLFVGVIYPVCARCNLLTTPLQRIGCGIMFSGISFFVAGFLSLAIESNIASLPSMSECHLRIYNPLNCTIRVNAPPYVDNVEIASMGKRFIKVPDLEEIKVVDYEITGCENLISNMSGDDFVVIQGKSISYFVSTRGFMHFLDNIPDYSYALPKIRILVGNPDERPKKWNLTRQVPVVHSKSPDYSLYNVRPGPHVLEDMKTVINAARGEIYTILKFLQNGSLKKNEVYEITQRNKPNALWQLPQDIFFFIGQIMVHPNSFEFAYTQAPIHMKTLMTTFFLWLATFFGSRLNDIFVLMPEFDNQSDAFFICSGFMLVIMSGFVFFAKRYKYVEDYNDENIQDNEEITLK; this comes from the exons GTATTCTGTTCTCTTATCTAAGCAAAGTCATTAAATATTCACCGGAAACACTAGAACTGATACTACAGATGTTTCATGTTGTGGCCAATTCATTTCCAATACTTGGAGCAATCGTTGCTGACTGTTGGGTTGGAAAATATGGGACAATTGTTTTCTTCACCTTAATTTACATTTGTGGATTGCTTATCATATCAATAACAGGTATTGCAAGTTTTGGTTCATCATTAATGGTTCCCGGTTATGTTGCAATTTTACTAATCGCCCTTGGAAGTGGATCCATACGAGCTTGCTTACTGGCATTTGGTGGAGACCAGTTTACTTTGCCACAACAACGAAAGCAAATTCATATTTACTTTCatctcttttatttttttggactGATAGGAATATTTGGACGATATCTGACAATAAAAAGGATTCTAAAATTACGTTGTTACGGATACAATACTTGTTGGTCTCTCAGCTTTGGAATTACAACGTTACTCGTAGCTACTGTTTTTA TTATGTTTATTGTTGGCAAACGTTACTTCATAATTACAAAACCGGAAACTAATATATTTGTCCACTGGACAAATTGCGTGGGA CATGctgttaaacaaaaaattaaatcgtcTGAACATGTTGAAAATTGGTTGGATCGCTCTGTGgaaaaatacggaaaaaaattcgTTCACCACGTAAAAACCAACTTTCGAATATTACCTGTTTATGTTCCTTTAATATTCTATTCAACACTTGAGTTGATAAAAGAGCATATCACCCGGATTCAAGGAGATTTTGTGATTACTAAAACAAAACCCACAAAAGGTTTTTCACAAGAGATTCATAATATGCGGAACATACTTTTTGCGATTCAACTTCTTTTGATTCCGTTATTTGTTGGGGTCATTTATCCTGTATGTGCCAGATGTAACTTACTTACTACGCCTCTTCAGCGAATAGGATGCGGAATAATGTTTAGTGGAATAAGCTTTTTTGTAGCCGGTTTCTTATCTTTAGCCATAGAGTCAAATATTGCTAGTTTACCATCAATGAGTGAATGTCATTTAAGAATTTACAATCCTCTCAATTGTACCATTAGGGTTAACGCTCCACCGTACGTTGATAATGTGGAAATCGCATCGATGGGGAAGCGATTTATTAAAGTCCCAGATTTGGAAGAAATAAAAGTTGTGGATTACGAAATAACGGGCTGCGAAAACTTAATATCAAATATGTCGGGTGatgattttgttgttattcaAGGGAAATCCATAAGTTATTTTGTGTCTACTAGAGGATTCATGCATTTTCTCGACAATATACCGGACTATTCATACGCCCTTCCAAAAATTAG AATATTGGTGGGAAACCCTGATGAAAGACCTAAAAAATGGAATCTTACGCGTCAGGTGCCCGTTGTGCATAGTAAATCCCCTGATTATTCGCTTTACAACGTTAGACCGGGCCCACATGTTTTGGAGGATATGAAAACGGTAATAAACGCAGCTAGAGGAGAAATCTACACAATActcaaatttttacaaaatggtAGTTTAAAG aaaaacGAAGTGTATGAAATTACTCAACGAAATAAACCTAACGCACTTTGGCAACTACCGCAAGACATCTTCTTTTTTATAGGGCAAATCATGGTGCATCCAAATTCTTTCGAATTTGCCTACACTCAGGCTCCAATTCACATGAAAACCCTAatgacaactttttttttgtggttagCAACATTTTTTGGTTCCCGtttaaatgatatttttgtACTAATGCCAGAATTCGACAATCAG TCGGATGCATTTTTCATATGTAGTGGATTCATGTTGGTTATAATGAGCggatttgtattttttgccAAGAGATACAAATACGTCGAAGACTATAATGATGAGAATATCCAAGATAATGAAGAAATTACATTGAAATAG
- the LOC138128535 gene encoding peptide transporter family 1-like isoform X3, producing the protein MNSAKEVKYPKQTFLLLIFTLLERFVYYVFAGILFSYLSKVIKYSPETLELILQMFHVVANSFPILGAIVADCWVGKYGTIVFFTLIYICGLLIISITGIASFGSSLMVPGYVAILLIALGSGSIRACLLAFGGDQFTLPQQRKQIHIYFHLFYFFGLIGIFGRYLTIKRILKLRCYGYNTCWSLSFGITTLLVATVFIMFIVGKRYFIITKPETNIFVHWTNCVGHAVKQKIKSSEHVENWLDRSVEKYGKKFVHHVKTNFRILPVYVPLIFYSTLELIKEHITRIQGDFVITKTKPTKGFSQEIHNMRNILFAIQLLLIPLFVGVIYPVCARCNLLTTPLQRIGCGIMFSGISFFVAGFLSLAIESNIASLPSMSECHLRIYNPLNCTIRVNAPPYVDNVEIASMGKRFIKVPDLEEIKVVDYEITGCENLISNMSGDDFVVIQGKSISYFVSTRGFMHFLDNIPDYSYALPKIRILVGNPDERPKKWNLTRQVPVVHSKSPDYSLYNVRPGPHVLEDMKTVINAARGEIYTILKFLQNGSLKKNEVYEITQRNKPNALWQLPQDIFFFIGQIMVHPNSFEFAYTQAPIHMKTLMTTFFLWLATFFGSRLNDIFVLMPEFDNQSDAFFICSGFMLVIMSGFVFFAKRYKYVEDYNDENIQDNEEITLK; encoded by the exons GTATTCTGTTCTCTTATCTAAGCAAAGTCATTAAATATTCACCGGAAACACTAGAACTGATACTACAGATGTTTCATGTTGTGGCCAATTCATTTCCAATACTTGGAGCAATCGTTGCTGACTGTTGGGTTGGAAAATATGGGACAATTGTTTTCTTCACCTTAATTTACATTTGTGGATTGCTTATCATATCAATAACAGGTATTGCAAGTTTTGGTTCATCATTAATGGTTCCCGGTTATGTTGCAATTTTACTAATCGCCCTTGGAAGTGGATCCATACGAGCTTGCTTACTGGCATTTGGTGGAGACCAGTTTACTTTGCCACAACAACGAAAGCAAATTCATATTTACTTTCatctcttttatttttttggactGATAGGAATATTTGGACGATATCTGACAATAAAAAGGATTCTAAAATTACGTTGTTACGGATACAATACTTGTTGGTCTCTCAGCTTTGGAATTACAACGTTACTCGTAGCTACTGTTTTTA TTATGTTTATTGTTGGCAAACGTTACTTCATAATTACAAAACCGGAAACTAATATATTTGTCCACTGGACAAATTGCGTGGGA CATGctgttaaacaaaaaattaaatcgtcTGAACATGTTGAAAATTGGTTGGATCGCTCTGTGgaaaaatacggaaaaaaattcgTTCACCACGTAAAAACCAACTTTCGAATATTACCTGTTTATGTTCCTTTAATATTCTATTCAACACTTGAGTTGATAAAAGAGCATATCACCCGGATTCAAGGAGATTTTGTGATTACTAAAACAAAACCCACAAAAGGTTTTTCACAAGAGATTCATAATATGCGGAACATACTTTTTGCGATTCAACTTCTTTTGATTCCGTTATTTGTTGGGGTCATTTATCCTGTATGTGCCAGATGTAACTTACTTACTACGCCTCTTCAGCGAATAGGATGCGGAATAATGTTTAGTGGAATAAGCTTTTTTGTAGCCGGTTTCTTATCTTTAGCCATAGAGTCAAATATTGCTAGTTTACCATCAATGAGTGAATGTCATTTAAGAATTTACAATCCTCTCAATTGTACCATTAGGGTTAACGCTCCACCGTACGTTGATAATGTGGAAATCGCATCGATGGGGAAGCGATTTATTAAAGTCCCAGATTTGGAAGAAATAAAAGTTGTGGATTACGAAATAACGGGCTGCGAAAACTTAATATCAAATATGTCGGGTGatgattttgttgttattcaAGGGAAATCCATAAGTTATTTTGTGTCTACTAGAGGATTCATGCATTTTCTCGACAATATACCGGACTATTCATACGCCCTTCCAAAAATTAG AATATTGGTGGGAAACCCTGATGAAAGACCTAAAAAATGGAATCTTACGCGTCAGGTGCCCGTTGTGCATAGTAAATCCCCTGATTATTCGCTTTACAACGTTAGACCGGGCCCACATGTTTTGGAGGATATGAAAACGGTAATAAACGCAGCTAGAGGAGAAATCTACACAATActcaaatttttacaaaatggtAGTTTAAAG aaaaacGAAGTGTATGAAATTACTCAACGAAATAAACCTAACGCACTTTGGCAACTACCGCAAGACATCTTCTTTTTTATAGGGCAAATCATGGTGCATCCAAATTCTTTCGAATTTGCCTACACTCAGGCTCCAATTCACATGAAAACCCTAatgacaactttttttttgtggttagCAACATTTTTTGGTTCCCGtttaaatgatatttttgtACTAATGCCAGAATTCGACAATCAG TCGGATGCATTTTTCATATGTAGTGGATTCATGTTGGTTATAATGAGCggatttgtattttttgccAAGAGATACAAATACGTCGAAGACTATAATGATGAGAATATCCAAGATAATGAAGAAATTACATTGAAATAG